The sequence TGATAGAAATTCCAAAAAAATCGTTTTTATGGTCAGTCCTGCCGGAGGGATTGAAATCGAAGAAGTAGCAAAAAACACTCCGGAAAAAATTTTCAAACTCAAAATCAATCCTCTTGACGGTGGAATTAAAGATTTTCAGGCCCGTGCATTGGCTTTCAAACTTTATGATGACATTAAAGCGGTTCGACAGGCTGCTGAGATAATCAAAAAACTTTATCGCTGCTATGTGGAAAACGATGCTTCTCTTGCCGAAATAAATCCGTTAGTTTTGGATAGTTCCGGCAAAGTCATTGCTCTTGATGCAAAGATGAATTTTGATGATAATGCTTTGTATAAACATCCTGAAATTGAAGAATTACGCCAGATTCTCCCTGAAGATGAGGCAGAATTTGACGCAAAAAGCAAGGGATTGAGTTATATAAAACTGGATGGCTCGATCGGGTGTATGGTCAACGGGGCCGGACTTGCTATGGCAACTATGGATTTGATCAAACTTTATGGGGGAAGCCCCGCAAATTTCCTCGACATCGGCGGAAGTTCAAATCCTCAAAAAGTCATTGACGCAATGCAAATACTTTTGGGTGATGAAAATGTGAAATCCGTCATGATAAATATTTTCGGAGGAATTACCCGCTGTGATGATGTTGCCCGCGGTTTGGTAAAAGCGTTGAACTCCCTTGAGATAAATGTACCGATCGTGATTCGCTTAACAGGAACAAATGAAGAAAAAGGTCATGAGATATTGAAACAATGCGATGATCTCATTCTGGCAGATTCAATGAAGGATGCTGCCCAAAAAGCAATAAAATTTGCACAGTAATACGGATTAGAGGCTTATGAGTATTTTAATTGATAAAAAAACCAAATTAGTTGTACAGGGTATTACCGGACGCGATGGAACTTTTCACGCTTCAAAAATGAAACAATATGGAACAAACGTCGTTGCCGGTGTTTCTCCTGGAAAAGGCGGGCAACGAGTTGATGACATTCCAGTTTTTCATTCTGTAGAAAATGCAGTGAAAGAAACCGGAGCAAATACCTCCATACTTTTTGTTCCTGCCAAATTTGCAGCAGATGCAATCTATGAAGCCGCGGATGCAGGCGTCAAATTAATTGTTGCCATCTCCGAAGGTGTCCCGGTAAACGAGATGATAAATGTAACCCAATATTTGGATAGAAAAGGCGTGAAACTAATCGGACCGAATTCACCGGGTTTGATATCTCCGCGAAAAGCGAAAGTCGGAATACTCCCCGGACAGATTTTTAAAAAAGGTAAGATCGGTCTTATG is a genomic window of Candidatus Cloacimonadota bacterium containing:
- the sucD gene encoding succinate--CoA ligase subunit alpha, which encodes MSILIDKKTKLVVQGITGRDGTFHASKMKQYGTNVVAGVSPGKGGQRVDDIPVFHSVENAVKETGANTSILFVPAKFAADAIYEAADAGVKLIVAISEGVPVNEMINVTQYLDRKGVKLIGPNSPGLISPRKAKVGILPGQIFKKGKIGLMSRSGTLTYEIVDHITKIGLGESTCIGIGGDPIIGMNFIDYLKLFEQDPQTEGIALIGEIGGNAEELAAKFIKENITKPVVGFIVGKTAPPGKRMGHAGAIISSGSGTAAEKIEAMQNAGIDVANEPSEVATLLQSKL
- the sucC gene encoding ADP-forming succinate--CoA ligase subunit beta gives rise to the protein MKIDEYQAKKFFSSYAIPIPLEIVCKTSKEIKEAAEKIGKKVIIKAQVQVGGRGKAGGVKLANSPEEAEKVGNEILGMNIKGLTVEKVLVAEAVSIQSESYIGLTNDRNSKKIVFMVSPAGGIEIEEVAKNTPEKIFKLKINPLDGGIKDFQARALAFKLYDDIKAVRQAAEIIKKLYRCYVENDASLAEINPLVLDSSGKVIALDAKMNFDDNALYKHPEIEELRQILPEDEAEFDAKSKGLSYIKLDGSIGCMVNGAGLAMATMDLIKLYGGSPANFLDIGGSSNPQKVIDAMQILLGDENVKSVMINIFGGITRCDDVARGLVKALNSLEINVPIVIRLTGTNEEKGHEILKQCDDLILADSMKDAAQKAIKFAQ